The Megalobrama amblycephala isolate DHTTF-2021 linkage group LG20, ASM1881202v1, whole genome shotgun sequence genome includes a window with the following:
- the LOC125255746 gene encoding testis-expressed protein 47 isoform X4 yields the protein MASRELDAELGRSSLEDRVSLFGRLMEKHRTGRKKFLLHRLIVVGRLSGGLADRTTVGVHFERLNVSVQRSRPGEEVTGVLLLYPEHALNVIECSTEALLSVLQDLRHMEENLHSGLILEPRILLVSHDLHSRLFQQWNYKLLSESDGRRTVVSEDQSSEELVRETLRQVLRLGRHLFNAAEQMTGSKVIPDEVLKDAADVIPPQAAVCRLVQMEALLSPARYLSTYHSPLHQLLDSGHVFGSFRPTSV from the exons ATGGCTTCCCGGGAACTGGACGCAGAGTTGGGCAGATCATCGCTGGAGGACAGAGTGTCTCTGTTCGGCCGGCTGATGGAGAAACACAGGACTGGCAGGAAG AAGTTCCTGTTACACCGGCTCATCGTGGTCGGCCGTCTCTCCGGTGGACTCGCGGACCGGACGACGGTGGGAG TTCACTTCGAGAGGCTGAACGTCAGTGTTCAGAGGAGCCGTCCGGGAGAAGAGGTCACCGGCGTCCTGCTGCTCTACCCTGAACACGCGCTGAACGTCATCGAG TGTTCCACTGAAGCTCTGCTGTCTGTTCTGCAAGACCTGCGACACATGGAGGAAAACCTGCACAG TGGCCTGATCCTGGAGCCCAGAATCCTGCTGGTGTCCCACGACCTTCACAGCAGACTCTTCCAGCAGTGGAACTACAAGCTGCTGAGCGAGTCTGACGGCCGCCGTACCGTCGTCTCTGAGGACCAGAGCTCAGAGGAACTAGTGAGAGAGACTCTCCGTCAGGTCCTGCGGCTCGGGCGTCACCTCTTCAACGCAGCTGAACAGATGACG GGATCTAAAGTGATTCCAGATGAAGTTCTGAAGGACGCAGCAGATGTGATTCCTCCTCAGGCCGCAGTGTGTCGTCTGGTCCAGATGGAGGCGCTGTTGAGCCCCGCGCGCTACTTGAGCACATATCATTCACCTCTTCATCAGCTGCTGGACTCTG GACATGTTTTCGGGAGTTTTCGTCCCACCTCAGTGTAG
- the LOC125255746 gene encoding testis-expressed protein 47 isoform X1 produces MASRELDAELGRSSLEDRVSLFGRLMEKHRTGRKKFLLHRLIVVGRLSGGLADRTTVGVHFERLNVSVQRSRPGEEVTGVLLLYPEHALNVIECSTEALLSVLQDLRHMEENLHSGLILEPRILLVSHDLHSRLFQQWNYKLLSESDGRRTVVSEDQSSEELVRETLRQVLRLGRHLFNAAEQMTGSKVIPDEVLKDAADVIPPQAAVCRLVQMEALLSPARYLSTYHSPLHQLLDSGFLIQKLQQMKSYKIILYNITLTK; encoded by the exons ATGGCTTCCCGGGAACTGGACGCAGAGTTGGGCAGATCATCGCTGGAGGACAGAGTGTCTCTGTTCGGCCGGCTGATGGAGAAACACAGGACTGGCAGGAAG AAGTTCCTGTTACACCGGCTCATCGTGGTCGGCCGTCTCTCCGGTGGACTCGCGGACCGGACGACGGTGGGAG TTCACTTCGAGAGGCTGAACGTCAGTGTTCAGAGGAGCCGTCCGGGAGAAGAGGTCACCGGCGTCCTGCTGCTCTACCCTGAACACGCGCTGAACGTCATCGAG TGTTCCACTGAAGCTCTGCTGTCTGTTCTGCAAGACCTGCGACACATGGAGGAAAACCTGCACAG TGGCCTGATCCTGGAGCCCAGAATCCTGCTGGTGTCCCACGACCTTCACAGCAGACTCTTCCAGCAGTGGAACTACAAGCTGCTGAGCGAGTCTGACGGCCGCCGTACCGTCGTCTCTGAGGACCAGAGCTCAGAGGAACTAGTGAGAGAGACTCTCCGTCAGGTCCTGCGGCTCGGGCGTCACCTCTTCAACGCAGCTGAACAGATGACG GGATCTAAAGTGATTCCAGATGAAGTTCTGAAGGACGCAGCAGATGTGATTCCTCCTCAGGCCGCAGTGTGTCGTCTGGTCCAGATGGAGGCGCTGTTGAGCCCCGCGCGCTACTTGAGCACATATCATTCACCTCTTCATCAGCTGCTGGACTCTG GGTTCCTGATCCAGAAGCTCCAGCAGATGAAATCATATAAGATCATCCTCTATAATATCACACTGACTAAATGA
- the LOC125255746 gene encoding testis-expressed protein 47 isoform X3, with translation MASRELDAELGRSSLEDRVSLFGRLMEKHRTGRKKFLLHRLIVVGRLSGGLADRTTVGVHFERLNVSVQRSRPGEEVTGVLLLYPEHALNVIECSTEALLSVLQDLRHMEENLHSGLILEPRILLVSHDLHSRLFQQWNYKLLSESDGRRTVVSEDQSSEELVRETLRQVLRLGRHLFNAAEQMTGSKVIPDEVLKDAADVIPPQAAVCRLVQMEALLSPARYLSTYHSPLHQLLDSESVWPAVEHLQIV, from the exons ATGGCTTCCCGGGAACTGGACGCAGAGTTGGGCAGATCATCGCTGGAGGACAGAGTGTCTCTGTTCGGCCGGCTGATGGAGAAACACAGGACTGGCAGGAAG AAGTTCCTGTTACACCGGCTCATCGTGGTCGGCCGTCTCTCCGGTGGACTCGCGGACCGGACGACGGTGGGAG TTCACTTCGAGAGGCTGAACGTCAGTGTTCAGAGGAGCCGTCCGGGAGAAGAGGTCACCGGCGTCCTGCTGCTCTACCCTGAACACGCGCTGAACGTCATCGAG TGTTCCACTGAAGCTCTGCTGTCTGTTCTGCAAGACCTGCGACACATGGAGGAAAACCTGCACAG TGGCCTGATCCTGGAGCCCAGAATCCTGCTGGTGTCCCACGACCTTCACAGCAGACTCTTCCAGCAGTGGAACTACAAGCTGCTGAGCGAGTCTGACGGCCGCCGTACCGTCGTCTCTGAGGACCAGAGCTCAGAGGAACTAGTGAGAGAGACTCTCCGTCAGGTCCTGCGGCTCGGGCGTCACCTCTTCAACGCAGCTGAACAGATGACG GGATCTAAAGTGATTCCAGATGAAGTTCTGAAGGACGCAGCAGATGTGATTCCTCCTCAGGCCGCAGTGTGTCGTCTGGTCCAGATGGAGGCGCTGTTGAGCCCCGCGCGCTACTTGAGCACATATCATTCACCTCTTCATCAGCTGCTGGACTCTG AATCTGTGTGGCCTGCAGTGGAACATCTTCAGATCGTTTGA
- the LOC125255746 gene encoding testis-expressed protein 47 isoform X5 has product MRSSSKEENGRSLFHRRLTHRRRTRPDNELKFLLHRLIVVGRLSGGLADRTTVGVHFERLNVSVQRSRPGEEVTGVLLLYPEHALNVIECSTEALLSVLQDLRHMEENLHSGLILEPRILLVSHDLHSRLFQQWNYKLLSESDGRRTVVSEDQSSEELVRETLRQVLRLGRHLFNAAEQMTGSKVIPDEVLKDAADVIPPQAAVCRLVQMEALLSPARYLSTYHSPLHQLLDSESVWPAVEHLQIV; this is encoded by the exons atgCGGAGCTCCAGTAAGGAGGAGAACGGCAGGAGTCTGTTCCACCGCCGGCTGACACACCGGAGACGGACACGGCCGGACAACGAGCTG AAGTTCCTGTTACACCGGCTCATCGTGGTCGGCCGTCTCTCCGGTGGACTCGCGGACCGGACGACGGTGGGAG TTCACTTCGAGAGGCTGAACGTCAGTGTTCAGAGGAGCCGTCCGGGAGAAGAGGTCACCGGCGTCCTGCTGCTCTACCCTGAACACGCGCTGAACGTCATCGAG TGTTCCACTGAAGCTCTGCTGTCTGTTCTGCAAGACCTGCGACACATGGAGGAAAACCTGCACAG TGGCCTGATCCTGGAGCCCAGAATCCTGCTGGTGTCCCACGACCTTCACAGCAGACTCTTCCAGCAGTGGAACTACAAGCTGCTGAGCGAGTCTGACGGCCGCCGTACCGTCGTCTCTGAGGACCAGAGCTCAGAGGAACTAGTGAGAGAGACTCTCCGTCAGGTCCTGCGGCTCGGGCGTCACCTCTTCAACGCAGCTGAACAGATGACG GGATCTAAAGTGATTCCAGATGAAGTTCTGAAGGACGCAGCAGATGTGATTCCTCCTCAGGCCGCAGTGTGTCGTCTGGTCCAGATGGAGGCGCTGTTGAGCCCCGCGCGCTACTTGAGCACATATCATTCACCTCTTCATCAGCTGCTGGACTCTG AATCTGTGTGGCCTGCAGTGGAACATCTTCAGATCGTTTGA
- the LOC125255746 gene encoding testis-expressed protein 47 isoform X2: MRSSSKEENGRSLFHRRLTHRRRTRPDNELKFLLHRLIVVGRLSGGLADRTTVGVHFERLNVSVQRSRPGEEVTGVLLLYPEHALNVIECSTEALLSVLQDLRHMEENLHSGLILEPRILLVSHDLHSRLFQQWNYKLLSESDGRRTVVSEDQSSEELVRETLRQVLRLGRHLFNAAEQMTGSKVIPDEVLKDAADVIPPQAAVCRLVQMEALLSPARYLSTYHSPLHQLLDSGFLIQKLQQMKSYKIILYNITLTK; the protein is encoded by the exons atgCGGAGCTCCAGTAAGGAGGAGAACGGCAGGAGTCTGTTCCACCGCCGGCTGACACACCGGAGACGGACACGGCCGGACAACGAGCTG AAGTTCCTGTTACACCGGCTCATCGTGGTCGGCCGTCTCTCCGGTGGACTCGCGGACCGGACGACGGTGGGAG TTCACTTCGAGAGGCTGAACGTCAGTGTTCAGAGGAGCCGTCCGGGAGAAGAGGTCACCGGCGTCCTGCTGCTCTACCCTGAACACGCGCTGAACGTCATCGAG TGTTCCACTGAAGCTCTGCTGTCTGTTCTGCAAGACCTGCGACACATGGAGGAAAACCTGCACAG TGGCCTGATCCTGGAGCCCAGAATCCTGCTGGTGTCCCACGACCTTCACAGCAGACTCTTCCAGCAGTGGAACTACAAGCTGCTGAGCGAGTCTGACGGCCGCCGTACCGTCGTCTCTGAGGACCAGAGCTCAGAGGAACTAGTGAGAGAGACTCTCCGTCAGGTCCTGCGGCTCGGGCGTCACCTCTTCAACGCAGCTGAACAGATGACG GGATCTAAAGTGATTCCAGATGAAGTTCTGAAGGACGCAGCAGATGTGATTCCTCCTCAGGCCGCAGTGTGTCGTCTGGTCCAGATGGAGGCGCTGTTGAGCCCCGCGCGCTACTTGAGCACATATCATTCACCTCTTCATCAGCTGCTGGACTCTG GGTTCCTGATCCAGAAGCTCCAGCAGATGAAATCATATAAGATCATCCTCTATAATATCACACTGACTAAATGA